A genomic segment from Arcobacter acticola encodes:
- the queA gene encoding tRNA preQ1(34) S-adenosylmethionine ribosyltransferase-isomerase QueA, with protein MLDPLKTSSYDYNLPKELIATHPVSPADSARLLVYHRSTNKITHTTFKHLMDVLPENLSIFLNDTKVIKARIFGTKETGGKIELLLNKPLFMDRYLVMIGGKVRVGTKLFFDENLNAEVLEVNEDGSRVVKFFQNDKKLDFLELVEILNKIGHLPLPPYMNRADEKKDEQDYQTLFAKNYGAVAAPTASLHFTPELLEKINAKYDVNYLTLHVGAGTFKPVDAEDILNHPMHSEYFEIGIDAKKALDNAQKVLAVGTTVTRTVEYYQRTNKIQGECDLFLNPANQPIKVDYLLTNFHLPKSTLIMLIASFVGLEKTLEIYHEAINENYRFYSYGDGMLII; from the coding sequence ATGTTAGACCCACTAAAGACTTCAAGTTATGATTATAACTTACCAAAAGAGTTAATAGCAACTCACCCTGTAAGCCCAGCAGATTCTGCTAGGCTTTTAGTTTACCATAGAAGTACAAACAAAATCACCCACACTACTTTTAAACATCTTATGGATGTTTTACCTGAAAATTTATCAATCTTTTTAAATGATACAAAAGTTATAAAAGCTAGAATTTTTGGTACAAAAGAAACTGGTGGAAAAATAGAACTACTTTTAAATAAGCCACTTTTTATGGATAGATATTTAGTAATGATAGGTGGAAAAGTAAGAGTTGGAACCAAACTATTTTTTGATGAAAATCTAAATGCTGAAGTTTTAGAAGTAAATGAAGATGGAAGTCGTGTTGTTAAATTTTTCCAAAATGATAAAAAATTAGACTTTTTAGAGTTAGTTGAAATTCTAAATAAAATTGGTCATTTACCTCTTCCTCCTTATATGAATAGAGCTGATGAAAAAAAAGATGAACAAGATTATCAAACATTATTTGCTAAAAACTATGGAGCAGTTGCAGCTCCAACGGCATCACTACATTTTACACCTGAATTACTAGAAAAAATAAATGCAAAATATGATGTAAATTATCTAACTTTACATGTTGGAGCGGGAACTTTTAAACCAGTTGATGCAGAAGATATTTTAAATCATCCTATGCATAGTGAGTATTTTGAAATAGGAATTGATGCAAAAAAAGCTTTAGATAATGCACAAAAAGTTCTAGCAGTTGGAACCACAGTTACAAGAACTGTTGAGTATTATCAAAGAACAAATAAAATCCAAGGTGAGTGTGATTTATTTTTAAATCCAGCAAATCAGCCTATAAAAGTTGATTACTTACTTACAAATTTTCACTTACCAAAATCTACACTTATTATGCTTATTGCATCATTTGTGGGATTAGAAAAAACACTTGAAATTTACCATGAAGCCATAAATGAGAATTATAGATTTTACTCTTATGGTGATGGTATGTTAATTATATAA
- a CDS encoding SHOCT domain-containing protein produces the protein MQKLTPEGQNIVNNLSNKYNLSQDAIIYMIGAVNNGGGSMAQFNCPELGGGGQWMRGGMTMVGDMFNYGLKNTVDNLCNDISNALANTIIFPLAPKGTRESNQWWPGELGNPFSSGAQNSTRYAIFPNRLAVDYNGQVTVYDTLDNNISGISQQQGGNDSLTFSSQYGTILVSTLPIVSGANNSNISNNTPVNNFAQEPIQNTQNNFIEPVIEPIIQPSIETNTQNPTNNTNSVVNDSSRNIIELIEQLAKLHTSGVLNDNEFNTKKSELLSRL, from the coding sequence ATGCAAAAACTTACACCTGAAGGTCAAAATATCGTTAATAACCTTTCAAATAAATATAATTTAAGCCAAGATGCAATCATATATATGATTGGAGCTGTAAACAACGGTGGTGGATCAATGGCTCAATTTAATTGTCCAGAACTTGGCGGTGGCGGTCAATGGATGAGAGGTGGTATGACTATGGTTGGAGACATGTTTAACTATGGGTTAAAAAACACTGTTGATAATCTTTGTAATGATATTTCAAATGCATTAGCAAATACAATTATCTTTCCACTTGCACCAAAAGGTACAAGAGAAAGTAATCAATGGTGGCCAGGTGAACTTGGAAATCCATTTAGTAGTGGTGCACAAAATAGTACAAGATATGCTATTTTTCCAAATAGATTAGCAGTTGATTATAATGGACAAGTAACTGTTTATGATACTTTAGATAATAATATATCTGGAATTTCTCAACAACAAGGGGGAAATGATTCACTTACTTTTTCTAGTCAATATGGAACTATTTTAGTATCTACTCTTCCAATTGTTTCAGGTGCTAATAATTCTAATATTTCAAACAATACTCCTGTAAATAATTTTGCACAAGAACCAATACAAAATACTCAAAATAACTTTATAGAGCCTGTTATTGAACCTATAATACAGCCTTCTATAGAAACAAATACTCAGAATCCTACAAATAATACTAATTCTGTAGTAAATGATTCATCAAGAAATATTATTGAACTTATAGAACAACTTGCTAAATTACATACTTCAGGTGTATTAAATGACAATGAATTTAATACAAAAAAATCTGAATTACTATCTAGACTTTAA
- the tatC gene encoding twin-arginine translocase subunit TatC has product MFDDLKPHIADLRKRLVISCLTVAAMFFVCFSFYEPILNWMMVPVEAVLPKNSQMVAVEIQETFFTALKVAFFAGFIVSLPVIFWQLWLFLAPGLYDHEKKLVIPFVFFATLMFLSGSAFAYYIVVPVGFEFLINFGSTVVTVLPSIGKYVGFFTKLLIGFGIAFELPVITFFLAKIGLVDDRMLKDFFRYAIILIFVVSALLTPPDVISQLLMAAPLTLLYGVSIYIAKVFNPASKKEDEEE; this is encoded by the coding sequence ATGTTTGACGATTTAAAACCCCATATTGCAGATCTTAGAAAAAGATTAGTTATTTCATGTTTAACTGTAGCTGCAATGTTTTTTGTTTGTTTCTCCTTTTACGAACCAATATTAAATTGGATGATGGTTCCTGTTGAAGCAGTTTTACCTAAAAACTCACAAATGGTTGCAGTTGAAATTCAAGAAACATTCTTTACAGCTTTAAAAGTAGCTTTTTTTGCAGGATTCATTGTATCTCTTCCTGTTATATTTTGGCAATTATGGTTGTTTTTGGCTCCTGGACTTTATGATCATGAAAAAAAACTTGTAATTCCATTTGTATTTTTTGCAACTCTAATGTTTTTATCAGGTTCTGCTTTTGCATACTATATAGTTGTTCCCGTAGGATTTGAGTTTTTAATTAACTTTGGTTCAACGGTTGTTACAGTACTTCCAAGTATTGGTAAATATGTTGGATTTTTTACAAAACTTTTAATTGGTTTTGGTATTGCATTTGAGTTACCTGTAATTACTTTTTTCCTTGCTAAAATTGGTTTAGTTGATGATAGAATGCTAAAAGATTTTTTTAGATATGCAATTATTCTAATATTTGTAGTTTCAGCATTATTAACACCTCCTGATGTTATAAGTCAATTGTTAATGGCCGCACCTCTTACTTTACTTTATGGAGTTTCTATTTATATTGCTAAAGTATTTAATCCAGCTTCTAAAAAAGAAGATGAGGAAGAATAG
- a CDS encoding NAD+ synthase has protein sequence MIDWKNIKLDLIKFLKDEVEKTGLKKVTMGLSGGLDSAVVAILCKEAFGDNLNCVLMPSQFSSQSSTDHAIEVCEKFNIKYEIISIEPMVSGFIKNMDEDRLRIGNFSARMRMSVLYDVSSREKSIVVGTSNKSEILLGYGTIFGDIACAINPIGQIYKSDEFEFARLLGVPESILNKAPSADLWEGQSDEEELGHSYKEMDDLLKAMIDEKKSKEELINLGFEEEFINKIDYRVKSNAFKGKLPVIANIRWN, from the coding sequence ATGATAGACTGGAAAAATATTAAGTTAGATTTAATAAAGTTCTTAAAAGATGAAGTTGAAAAAACTGGATTAAAAAAAGTTACTATGGGACTTTCAGGTGGTTTGGATTCAGCAGTAGTTGCAATTTTATGTAAAGAAGCCTTTGGTGATAATTTAAATTGTGTTTTAATGCCATCGCAATTTTCATCACAAAGTTCGACTGATCATGCCATTGAAGTTTGTGAGAAATTTAATATCAAATATGAAATTATTTCAATAGAGCCAATGGTAAGTGGTTTTATAAAAAATATGGATGAAGATAGACTTAGAATTGGAAACTTTTCTGCTAGAATGAGAATGTCTGTATTATATGATGTATCTTCAAGGGAAAAATCAATAGTTGTAGGAACTTCAAATAAAAGTGAAATACTTTTAGGTTACGGAACAATTTTTGGGGATATTGCTTGTGCTATTAATCCAATAGGTCAAATATATAAAAGTGATGAATTTGAATTTGCAAGACTATTAGGTGTTCCTGAATCTATTTTAAATAAAGCTCCAAGTGCAGACTTATGGGAAGGTCAAAGTGATGAAGAAGAATTAGGTCATTCTTATAAAGAAATGGATGATTTATTAAAAGCAATGATTGATGAAAAAAAATCTAAAGAAGAGTTAATAAATTTAGGTTTTGAAGAAGAGTTTATCAATAAAATAGATTATAGAGTAAAATCAAATGCATTTAAGGGTAAATTACCTGTAATAGCAAATATTAGGTGGAATTAA
- a CDS encoding TerB family tellurite resistance protein: MEIIVILVVIAILFFIGRNYKTEEFKNINLKRKDKFEGDLLNHEAGLLVALMAKVAKADGKVCELEAELLKHTFNDISSHFENSDEIRDKLKSLYAKEKQSFDNMINICEKLYGLTKNDYNKRAKIMEYLLNLAFIDKEFSDTEKMITEDISNALKIRKEDFERLIETFKAFYTQQAASKAISLEKAYEVLESNINDDNSTLKKNYRNLVKKHHPDIISGQGAAQNIIDEATKKLQEINEAYEIIKKDRGI, encoded by the coding sequence ATGGAAATAATTGTTATATTAGTCGTTATTGCTATTTTATTTTTTATTGGAAGAAATTATAAAACTGAAGAATTTAAAAATATTAATTTAAAAAGAAAAGATAAATTCGAAGGTGATTTATTAAATCATGAAGCCGGTCTTTTAGTAGCCTTAATGGCAAAAGTTGCAAAAGCTGATGGAAAGGTTTGTGAACTTGAAGCTGAGCTTTTAAAACATACTTTTAATGATATTTCTAGTCATTTTGAAAATAGTGATGAAATTAGAGATAAACTAAAATCGCTATACGCAAAAGAGAAACAAAGTTTTGATAATATGATCAATATTTGTGAGAAATTATATGGTCTTACAAAAAATGATTACAATAAACGTGCTAAAATTATGGAATATTTACTAAATTTAGCATTTATTGATAAAGAATTTTCAGATACTGAAAAAATGATTACGGAAGATATCTCAAATGCATTAAAAATAAGAAAAGAAGATTTTGAAAGATTAATTGAAACTTTTAAAGCATTTTATACACAACAGGCAGCTTCAAAAGCTATTAGTTTAGAAAAAGCTTATGAAGTATTAGAATCAAATATAAATGATGATAATTCTACATTAAAGAAAAATTATAGAAATTTAGTGAAAAAACATCATCCAGATATTATTTCAGGGCAGGGCGCAGCTCAAAATATTATAGATGAAGCTACTAAAAAACTTCAAGAAATAAATGAAGCTTATGAAATAATCAAAAAAGATAGGGGAATATAA
- a CDS encoding (2Fe-2S)-binding protein, with the protein MLGFENSYEVCNCKKVTIEQIKDVIKNQNASTLREIQDLTTAGTECMHCVFPEGDFGKMKKKIYCKDILNELKIELANG; encoded by the coding sequence TTGTTAGGATTTGAGAATTCTTATGAAGTATGTAATTGTAAAAAAGTTACAATAGAACAAATTAAAGATGTAATAAAAAATCAAAATGCATCAACTCTTAGAGAAATACAAGATCTAACCACTGCTGGAACTGAGTGTATGCATTGTGTTTTTCCTGAAGGTGATTTTGGAAAAATGAAAAAAAAGATATATTGTAAAGATATATTAAATGAATTAAAAATAGAGCTTGCAAATGGCTAG
- a CDS encoding alkaline phosphatase D family protein yields the protein MSDKLALGPLLSVEDDNKYVICFLSKNDSDFSIFIDKEEIKAEKIGILKSGNFYRAEFEIKQSKKSKTITYNILNNNTNSNTTDAFNRDSWSFYVPSSTEKPKFAYASCNGFSSPDLLAKTDEPYLLWDKLIEQHGNEPFSILIMGGDQVYADELWSKVKELEEWSRLNMNDKIKRKATKAMIRNLDTFYESLYIKKWSDEQMSLCLASIPTVMMWDDHDIFDGWGSYPQELLDCDVYQNIFKTAKKYFEIFQIRSLKNQTLLTKDRTHFSFALKFRNYHILGLDNRTQRSIYQVMGNDQWKDLNTYLDENILNDNLLVLSAVPVVYRDFSLTENLVDFTSWQEELTDDLKDHWRAKEHQGERMRLIMRLFMNIEKRKVSKRNTRTVILSGDVHVGSLGVINDHKNQNKIHQVVSSGIVHTPPTYIEWLGITAVTNDNNEYLNEDKTIETSMLTPIGSAKYLRVRNFVTLNEGSDEKLWINWICDNKDRPCYALN from the coding sequence ATGAGTGATAAACTAGCATTAGGTCCTTTATTATCAGTAGAAGATGATAATAAATATGTAATATGTTTTCTAAGTAAAAATGATTCAGATTTTTCTATTTTTATTGATAAGGAAGAAATAAAAGCAGAAAAAATAGGAATTCTTAAATCAGGAAACTTCTACAGAGCAGAATTTGAAATAAAACAAAGTAAAAAATCTAAAACAATAACTTATAATATTCTAAATAACAATACAAATTCAAATACAACTGATGCCTTTAATAGAGATTCTTGGAGCTTTTATGTTCCCTCTTCAACAGAAAAACCCAAATTTGCATATGCTTCATGTAATGGTTTTTCTAGTCCTGATTTATTAGCTAAAACTGATGAGCCTTATTTATTATGGGATAAATTAATAGAACAACATGGAAATGAACCTTTTTCTATACTTATTATGGGTGGAGATCAAGTATATGCAGATGAACTTTGGTCTAAAGTAAAAGAGCTTGAAGAGTGGTCGCGATTAAATATGAATGATAAAATAAAAAGAAAAGCTACAAAAGCAATGATTAGAAATCTAGATACTTTTTATGAAAGTTTGTATATAAAAAAATGGAGTGATGAACAAATGTCTCTTTGCTTAGCTTCAATTCCCACTGTTATGATGTGGGATGATCATGATATTTTCGATGGTTGGGGTTCATATCCACAAGAACTTTTAGATTGTGATGTTTATCAAAATATTTTTAAAACTGCTAAAAAATATTTTGAAATATTTCAAATAAGAAGTTTAAAAAATCAAACACTATTAACTAAAGATAGAACACATTTTTCATTTGCACTAAAGTTTAGAAACTATCATATATTAGGACTTGATAATAGAACTCAAAGAAGTATTTATCAGGTTATGGGAAATGATCAATGGAAAGATTTAAACACATACTTAGATGAAAATATTTTAAATGATAATTTACTTGTACTCTCAGCTGTTCCTGTAGTTTATAGGGATTTTTCACTTACTGAAAATCTTGTTGATTTTACTTCTTGGCAAGAAGAACTAACAGATGATTTAAAAGATCATTGGAGAGCAAAAGAACACCAAGGGGAAAGAATGCGTTTGATTATGCGATTGTTTATGAATATTGAAAAAAGAAAAGTATCAAAAAGAAATACAAGAACAGTAATTCTATCAGGAGATGTTCACGTAGGCTCACTTGGAGTCATAAATGACCATAAAAATCAAAATAAAATACATCAAGTAGTTTCTTCAGGAATAGTTCACACTCCACCAACTTATATAGAATGGTTGGGAATTACTGCTGTTACAAATGATAATAATGAGTATTTAAATGAAGATAAAACAATAGAAACTTCAATGCTAACACCAATTGGTTCAGCAAAATATTTAAGAGTTAGAAATTTTGTAACTTTAAATGAAGGCAGCGATGAAAAGTTATGGATAAATTGGATTTGTGATAACAAAGATAGACCTTGTTATGCACTTAATTAA
- a CDS encoding 3'-5' exonuclease — translation MAYYVLFDTETTGNQEEDKVIQFGAMIVDKSGKVEAFDELCSSDVAIKLEAMEVHNITPDLLVGKPKAVETNFYKRLEELNTNENYLIAHNISFDMGMIKKEGFINQYQLIDTLRCAKHLFPELPYHRLQYIRYALELYKVEETEAAKHNITIKAHDAIGDVLVMKLFLTKLVGKCREIYPDYNPIEKLVDLTKTPVFIKTFKFGKHKGKDIEAVAREDAGYLNWMRTNMELDEDLRYTLDKVLG, via the coding sequence ATGGCTTATTACGTACTATTTGATACAGAAACAACAGGAAACCAAGAAGAAGATAAAGTTATCCAATTTGGAGCAATGATTGTTGACAAATCAGGAAAAGTTGAAGCTTTTGATGAATTATGCTCAAGCGATGTTGCAATTAAACTTGAAGCAATGGAAGTTCATAATATTACTCCTGATTTATTAGTAGGTAAGCCAAAAGCTGTTGAAACAAACTTCTACAAAAGATTAGAAGAATTAAACACTAATGAAAACTATTTAATAGCGCATAATATCTCTTTTGACATGGGAATGATTAAAAAAGAAGGATTTATTAATCAATATCAATTAATTGATACTTTAAGATGTGCAAAACATTTATTCCCTGAACTTCCATATCATAGACTTCAATATATAAGATATGCACTTGAACTTTATAAAGTAGAAGAAACAGAAGCTGCTAAACATAATATAACAATTAAAGCCCATGATGCTATTGGTGATGTTTTAGTAATGAAACTATTTTTAACAAAACTTGTTGGAAAATGTAGAGAAATCTATCCAGATTATAATCCGATTGAAAAATTAGTTGATTTAACAAAAACACCTGTATTTATAAAAACTTTCAAATTTGGTAAACATAAAGGTAAAGATATTGAAGCAGTTGCACGAGAAGATGCTGGATATTTAAATTGGATGAGAACAAATATGGAACTTGATGAAGATTTAAGATATACTCTTGATAAAGTTTTAGGATAA
- a CDS encoding ComEC/Rec2 family competence protein produces MITFINKYRLFLLLFFIFLINISIEHKKYEELTYEEIFETKVSVLNIYDKKDYQVLKLKADNFIFYTSLDKEIKLDKLDILNIAFISKKVTFIDYLKGFYSKTIYFDKLERNRNFKDELIYKINLNHQNEMISELFQALFLAIPISSNLRDICTNYGISHLIALSGFHIAVISFVIYWLLYFPYSFFHKRYFPYRNRKFDLLVICILVLFSYLFFVGIVPSLLRSLIMLVLSVILLRNNIEIFSFGTLLYTVLLIITFIPSFIFSLGFWFSVIAVFYIILYMKYFYNMNKYLSFIFFNFWMFLIFNPIVHFYFPQTSYEQFLSPIITVFFTLFYPFEIFAHIFDFAIYFDDYLKIFLEYKMNVFEVFTPFYFFVIYLVFSLVSTINKKAFLFLNILMVVFSFYLYI; encoded by the coding sequence ATGATTACTTTTATAAATAAATATAGATTATTTTTACTATTATTTTTTATTTTTTTAATAAATATTTCAATAGAGCATAAAAAATATGAAGAACTTACATATGAAGAGATATTTGAAACAAAAGTAAGTGTTTTAAATATATATGATAAAAAAGATTATCAAGTATTAAAATTAAAAGCTGATAATTTTATTTTCTATACATCCCTTGATAAGGAAATAAAGCTAGATAAACTTGACATTTTAAATATTGCATTTATTAGTAAAAAAGTGACTTTTATTGACTATTTGAAGGGCTTTTATTCAAAAACAATTTATTTTGATAAGTTAGAAAGAAATAGAAATTTTAAAGATGAATTAATCTATAAAATAAATTTAAATCATCAAAATGAGATGATAAGTGAATTATTTCAAGCTTTATTTTTAGCAATTCCTATTTCATCAAATTTACGAGATATTTGTACAAACTATGGAATTAGTCATTTAATTGCATTATCTGGATTTCATATTGCAGTGATTTCTTTTGTGATTTATTGGCTTTTATATTTTCCATATAGCTTTTTTCACAAGAGATATTTCCCTTATAGAAATAGAAAATTCGATTTATTGGTTATTTGTATCCTTGTCTTATTTTCATATTTATTTTTTGTGGGAATTGTACCTTCTCTTTTGAGATCTCTTATTATGTTAGTTTTATCAGTGATATTACTTCGAAATAATATAGAAATATTTTCCTTTGGAACATTACTTTATACGGTTTTACTTATAATTACTTTTATTCCTAGCTTTATATTTTCTTTAGGATTTTGGTTTTCTGTTATTGCTGTGTTTTATATAATTTTGTATATGAAATATTTTTATAATATGAATAAATATCTTAGTTTTATTTTTTTCAATTTTTGGATGTTTTTAATTTTTAATCCTATTGTTCATTTTTACTTTCCTCAAACTTCATATGAACAGTTTTTATCTCCTATTATTACAGTATTTTTTACACTGTTTTATCCTTTTGAAATATTTGCACATATCTTTGATTTTGCTATTTATTTTGATGATTATTTGAAGATCTTTTTAGAGTATAAAATGAATGTTTTTGAAGTTTTTACGCCTTTTTATTTTTTTGTTATTTATCTAGTTTTTTCATTAGTTTCAACAATAAATAAAAAGGCATTTTTATTTTTAAATATTTTAATGGTTGTATTTAGTTTTTATCTCTATATATAA
- a CDS encoding (2Fe-2S)-binding protein, with amino-acid sequence MARSFPHSFEVCTCKHVTLGEILYAIKEKNAKTLEDLGDLTDAGTCCKSCKNPQSDVGVEKMELYLEQILDKFNKE; translated from the coding sequence ATGGCTAGAAGTTTTCCACATTCTTTTGAAGTGTGCACTTGTAAGCATGTGACTTTGGGTGAAATACTATATGCAATCAAAGAGAAAAATGCTAAAACTCTTGAGGATTTGGGAGATTTAACAGATGCTGGAACTTGTTGTAAATCTTGTAAAAATCCACAAAGTGATGTTGGTGTTGAGAAAATGGAATTGTATTTAGAACAGATATTAGATAAATTTAATAAAGAATAA
- the tatB gene encoding Sec-independent protein translocase protein TatB produces the protein MELYMFGMGFMEIFLIAIIAIIALGPEKLPTAMVEIAKFIKKFKTGIDDAKSTLNSELNISEMKAEASKFKSQIEDTKASLSVDSKIDLGLNDILKDDLKESSSTKEEKKIEAIEEKPKEEKVSFKKEDKFKVKLDEKKEDNA, from the coding sequence ATGGAGTTATACATGTTTGGAATGGGCTTTATGGAAATTTTTTTAATTGCAATTATTGCAATTATCGCATTGGGGCCTGAAAAGCTACCCACGGCTATGGTTGAAATAGCAAAATTTATTAAGAAATTTAAAACAGGAATTGATGATGCAAAATCAACTTTGAATAGTGAATTAAACATCTCTGAAATGAAAGCAGAAGCAAGTAAATTCAAATCACAAATTGAAGATACTAAAGCATCATTGTCAGTTGATTCTAAAATTGACTTAGGATTAAATGATATTTTAAAAGATGATCTAAAAGAGAGTTCTTCAACAAAAGAAGAAAAAAAGATAGAAGCTATTGAAGAAAAACCTAAAGAAGAAAAAGTTTCTTTTAAAAAAGAAGATAAATTTAAAGTTAAATTAGATGAAAAAAAAGAGGATAATGCTTAA
- a CDS encoding DegT/DnrJ/EryC1/StrS family aminotransferase — protein MASKNIAIYKASTDNEELNQIRSVLESKNDLSKVLEFEESMRTFIGAKYAVATATSTAAIHLALSAIKLKRGDKILMSVNSFVNLPEVVRHFDAEPIFIDINMEDMNIDINKFEEALAANDSKKLRGAIITFVAGQAPDLDRIYDIAKRYGIILIEDCRSSLGGTYKGKKIGNLRADMTIFSTNPSNSKYAISRSGVIVTNNEDIANRAKLLRTHALTTTYDSYGNLDYVYDVVDIGHKYDLSELDAAYALAQLNKTEKFIKRRKEIAKLYEKRLTGVKHIGIPSHNDEHIFTHFIIKVSRNRDAFARALKERGVSTGLNYIPLHLLSYYKTKYSIKITAFSNALNNYQQILSLPIYASLSDEDVNYVCDQVIDVASEWI, from the coding sequence ATGGCGAGTAAAAATATAGCAATATACAAAGCAAGTACTGATAATGAAGAATTAAATCAAATTAGATCTGTTTTAGAATCTAAAAATGATTTATCAAAAGTTTTAGAGTTTGAAGAAAGTATGAGAACTTTTATAGGTGCTAAATATGCAGTTGCAACTGCTACTTCAACTGCTGCAATACATTTAGCATTAAGTGCTATTAAACTTAAAAGAGGTGATAAGATTTTAATGTCTGTAAACTCTTTTGTTAATTTACCAGAAGTTGTAAGACACTTTGATGCTGAACCTATTTTTATTGATATCAATATGGAAGATATGAATATTGATATTAATAAATTTGAAGAAGCACTTGCAGCTAATGATTCAAAAAAATTAAGAGGTGCTATTATTACTTTTGTAGCAGGTCAAGCACCTGATTTAGATAGAATTTATGATATTGCAAAAAGATATGGAATTATTTTAATTGAAGATTGTAGATCTAGTTTAGGTGGAACTTATAAGGGTAAAAAAATAGGAAATCTAAGAGCTGATATGACTATTTTTTCAACAAATCCATCAAATTCTAAATATGCAATTTCAAGATCTGGAGTTATTGTTACAAATAATGAAGATATAGCAAACAGAGCAAAACTACTTAGAACTCATGCACTTACAACTACTTATGATAGTTATGGGAATTTAGATTATGTATATGATGTTGTAGATATTGGTCATAAATATGATTTATCTGAACTTGATGCTGCATATGCATTAGCTCAGTTAAATAAAACAGAAAAGTTTATTAAAAGAAGAAAAGAAATAGCTAAACTTTATGAAAAAAGATTAACTGGTGTTAAACATATTGGAATTCCTTCACATAATGATGAGCATATTTTTACACACTTTATAATAAAAGTTTCAAGAAATAGAGATGCCTTTGCAAGAGCTTTAAAAGAAAGGGGTGTTTCAACAGGACTTAACTATATTCCTTTACATCTTTTATCTTATTACAAAACAAAATATTCTATTAAAATAACAGCTTTTTCTAATGCTTTAAATAACTATCAACAAATACTTTCACTACCAATATATGCTAGTTTAAGTGATGAAGATGTTAATTATGTTTGTGACCAAGTAATTGATGTTGCATCTGAGTGGATATAA